A single window of Cyanobacterium sp. T60_A2020_053 DNA harbors:
- a CDS encoding 4-(cytidine 5'-diphospho)-2-C-methyl-D-erythritol kinase, whose translation MQSYSLFAPAKINLHLEIIGQRPDNYHELVMVMQSINLGDVVDIRANGKEEIRLFCQNPQVPLDNSNLAYKAIKLMAQKFPQQAENFGGVDIHLTKNIPVAAGLAGGSTDGAAVLVGINLLWNLGLTQPELREIGALLGSDVPFCIAGGSALATGRGEKIEPLPALDNIWVVLAKYSNISVSTPWAYSTYRVKFEELYVNEKEAINQRTSAVHSGQLVRALVHRDGQEIGSLLYNDLQKVVLPEYPEVAELIKSFQGENVLGSMMSGSGPTVFALCDNEAEAQRIKNIVTTKINNPNLDMWVAKTCTHGIKVMDNG comes from the coding sequence ATGCAATCTTATTCACTATTTGCACCAGCAAAAATTAACCTTCATTTAGAAATTATTGGTCAGCGCCCGGATAACTACCATGAGTTAGTCATGGTGATGCAAAGTATCAATTTAGGCGATGTAGTAGACATCAGAGCCAATGGTAAAGAGGAAATTCGACTTTTTTGTCAAAATCCCCAAGTCCCCTTAGATAATAGCAATTTAGCTTATAAAGCCATCAAACTGATGGCGCAAAAATTCCCTCAACAGGCAGAAAATTTTGGCGGTGTGGATATTCACCTCACCAAAAATATTCCCGTTGCTGCCGGATTAGCCGGAGGCTCAACGGATGGCGCTGCGGTATTAGTGGGCATTAATCTATTATGGAATTTGGGCTTAACCCAACCAGAATTAAGGGAAATTGGCGCTTTATTAGGCTCTGATGTGCCTTTTTGTATTGCAGGAGGTAGCGCCCTTGCCACTGGTAGAGGAGAAAAAATCGAGCCATTACCCGCTCTTGATAATATTTGGGTAGTATTAGCAAAGTATAGTAATATTAGCGTTTCCACCCCATGGGCTTATTCTACCTACCGTGTAAAATTTGAGGAGCTATACGTTAATGAAAAAGAAGCTATTAATCAGCGCACTTCGGCGGTGCATTCTGGGCAGTTGGTGAGGGCGCTGGTGCATAGAGATGGTCAAGAAATTGGCTCTTTGTTATACAATGACCTACAAAAAGTAGTCTTGCCTGAATATCCCGAAGTGGCAGAATTAATCAAAAGTTTTCAAGGGGAAAATGTCTTAGGTAGCATGATGTCAGGCTCAGGTCCAACAGTTTTCGCCCTTTGTGACAACGAAGCGGAAGCTCAACGGATTAAAAATATCGTAACGACAAAAATCAATAATCCCAATTTAGATATGTGGGTGGCAAAAACCTGCACTCACGGTATTAAGGTAATGGACAATGGATAA